In Candidatus Cloacimonadota bacterium, the genomic window CAGATCTATTAATAAGAATAAGAACGAATTGACAATCGCTCATGAAATTATCATAGATAAAGACAAAACAATTTATTTTTATAAAAAAAATGCCAAAACTATTCAATCCCAGCTTAATGACAATCTTCGGAATGCTTACGATTTCTATATTAGACTCGTTGAAATGACCGATTATCTTCTATATGCCCATTCAATGGACGTTAAACAAATTTCGGTTTACATTGCTGAGGAATTAAATTTATCAAAAAGTGAAATCAGCGAAATAAATTATGCTGCCAGTTTGCATGACATTGGTAAGTTGGCGTTATCGGATGAAATTAATTCCAAACGAATAATTGAGCTATCTGTTGATCAAAAAATATTATATGAGCAGCATCCGGCACTTGCTACTTATATGCTGGAATCTGTAAAAGGAACAGAAAGCTCGGATAAAATTGTTCTGGATATTGCCCACCATCACGAAAAATTTAACGGTATTGGATTCCCTGATAAATTAAAAGGAAAAGAAATTCCAATTGGTTCGCGAATTATTTACATTGCCGATTATTTTTCAAATCAGTACCGGATCAATAAAAATATGGATGCTGATGAAGTATTTGCGGAAATGAAGCAGTATCACTATCAAGAATTTGATGAGCAACTATTGGATCTTCTTTCTCACTATGTATCTCAACTTAAAAAAGGAAAACCGGAAGAGAAATTTTTAATCCAACTTCATCAGATGAAAGTGGGCATGGTCGTTGCAGACGATGTTTACACAAAAAAAGGCTTAATGCTCATCAAAGCAAATACAACTTTGACCGTTCAATTAATTTCAAAAGTGGTAAAATACAGCACCTTCGATCCTATTCTCCCGGGTATTTATATAAAGCCGTAAATTAATTGAAAAAAAATGGTGCATAATATGGAAAAATTGTCCCAAACAAACAGCAATTTAATTTTTTTTCAAGATTTTACTTGTTATGTTATCTCGCATAATAAATGGATGTTAGAAATCTAAAACAGTCTATTATGCTTTTTGGCATAAAATTTGAATGTAATCTCAATATGGAGCTATTATGATATTAAATTCGATTTTTGGAAATTCAGTTAAAATTCTGCAAACTTGTTTGAACGGCTATAAAGCCCGAAACAGAGCAATTTCTTCAAATATTGCAAATGCAGAAGTTAAAAATTATCGAAAAATCAGCGTTGGTTTCGAAAACAACTTAAAAAAGGCAATAAATGAAAAATCCTCTGATATTACTCAAACCAATCCAGCTCATCTATCAAAGAATTCTGAAATAAACGAGGAAATGATTTCAGTTGAAAAAAGCAAATTTTCAAATGTGGGAGAGCATAAAATTTCACTTGATGAAGAAATGGTCAACTTAGTAAATAATCAAATCAACTACCAGACATCCGCCAAAGTTCTCAATAAGATGTTTGGTATTCTCCGAACCGCTATTAAAGGTAGATAATTATGAAAATTGCAAATTTATACAGCATCAGTTCATCCGGCTTAGCAGCTCAAAGAAAACGAATTGATGCGATCGTGCAAAATATTGCCAATGCAAACTCCAAAGGATATAAGTATAAAAAAGTGGTTATGGAAAATGTCCCTTTTTCTAAAACCCTAAATTCCTATATGGAAAAAAAGGGGAAACTTTCTTTAACAAATTCAAATCATATTCAAAATACAGGTTCAACAAAGATTAATTCGGTCAACGTGAATCAAGTAAAAGCAAAAATAGTAGAAGTTGCAAATAGAACAAAAATTGTTTATGATAAGAATCACCCTGACGCAGATGAAAACGGTTATGTGGAACTGCCGGATATAAATATTGTAAGTGAAATGGCAAATCTCTTGGTAGCCTCAAGAGCCTACGAAGCAAATTTGGCTGCCTTAAACGCAGCTAAAGAAATGGATAAAGAAGCACTTAAGATTTAGAAGGTAACTGATGAATATTAACGGAATTAGCGGTATCAATCAAAAAGGAATCAAACCTATCCAATCAATTGCGGGAAAAAAAAATACGTCTTTTTTACAAATAATTAAAAATCAATTGGAAGATGTGAATAAAATGCAGCTCGACGCAAACCAGAAAATCAATGAGTTTGCTACCGGTGATGTCAAAAACGTTCATGACGTGATGATTGCAATGGAAAAAGCCGACATTAGTTTTAATTTGATGGTAGAGATTCGTAACAAACTGGTTGAATCGTATAAAGAAATAATGCGAATGCAGGTTTAAAAGGAGCACAAATGGGTGATAATAAATTAAAACTGATTTTTGATAATGCCTCAACCGGTCAAAAAATCGTGATTGCTTCTGTTCTTATTAGCATTATTCTCTTTACGACTTTGATTCTGAAATGGACAAATAAACCTGCAATGAGCCTTCTTTACTCCAATCTCAGTTCAAATGATGCCGGAGCTATTGTGGAAAAATTGGACAAGCAGAACATTAATTATGAATTGAAAGATGGCAATACTATCTTTGTTTCCCAAGATGATATATACAAATTGCGAATATCTCTGGCAAAAGATGGACTTCCCACAAAAA contains:
- a CDS encoding HD domain-containing phosphohydrolase, whose translation is MKRKIIYIGSNQEIEKKLRKVVKSFISENKILVEFSSVSHYKDFMKISHEKTVLIPVFDYLGFNNYQDILSIAIRKKDIFPYIMIIYKINRVRSEEISFNRFFLLLSGAPQVLWKNEISRLLNQIETDRSINKNKNELTIAHEIIIDKDKTIYFYKKNAKTIQSQLNDNLRNAYDFYIRLVEMTDYLLYAHSMDVKQISVYIAEELNLSKSEISEINYAASLHDIGKLALSDEINSKRIIELSVDQKILYEQHPALATYMLESVKGTESSDKIVLDIAHHHEKFNGIGFPDKLKGKEIPIGSRIIYIADYFSNQYRINKNMDADEVFAEMKQYHYQEFDEQLLDLLSHYVSQLKKGKPEEKFLIQLHQMKVGMVVADDVYTKKGLMLIKANTTLTVQLISKVVKYSTFDPILPGIYIKP
- the flgB gene encoding flagellar basal body rod protein FlgB, yielding MILNSIFGNSVKILQTCLNGYKARNRAISSNIANAEVKNYRKISVGFENNLKKAINEKSSDITQTNPAHLSKNSEINEEMISVEKSKFSNVGEHKISLDEEMVNLVNNQINYQTSAKVLNKMFGILRTAIKGR
- the flgC gene encoding flagellar basal body rod protein FlgC, which produces MKIANLYSISSSGLAAQRKRIDAIVQNIANANSKGYKYKKVVMENVPFSKTLNSYMEKKGKLSLTNSNHIQNTGSTKINSVNVNQVKAKIVEVANRTKIVYDKNHPDADENGYVELPDINIVSEMANLLVASRAYEANLAALNAAKEMDKEALKI
- the fliE gene encoding flagellar hook-basal body complex protein FliE gives rise to the protein MNINGISGINQKGIKPIQSIAGKKNTSFLQIIKNQLEDVNKMQLDANQKINEFATGDVKNVHDVMIAMEKADISFNLMVEIRNKLVESYKEIMRMQV